From the genome of Trypanosoma brucei brucei TREU927 chromosome 11 chr11_scaffold01 genomic scaffold, whole genome shotgun sequence:
TCACCCCATCACATCCGCACATCACCTGAACTGCGCTGCGGAGAGTCTCCGCAGACAACACTTCAACATGCACCTCATCTGTCGTTTGGCAACCGCCCATGCCGGAAGCACCACTGCTGTTAACGCCGTTTATTGCACAATCAAATGCACCTCGATAACGAAGCAGCCCACACTGACCCTCAAGTGGGCGGTCTCGGACCTCGAGGTATCGTATGATGTTTGATCGGAGGTAACACTGCATGCGTCTCATTGTCGTGCTGGCGAAAGACCAGACGCCATCCTCGCAGTTTGCAACAAAATCTAACCGCTTCAACAACTCATCCAACACCCTATCCAGCAACCGCCAATTTGGCAAACATCGCGGCGACTCCGCAATCTGGATACAACATATGTTCCTCACGACAAACATCAGCGTCTCACTCCCCGCCTTTCCCGTCATTTCGACAGACCCCTCCTGCAGTAGCGCTGCACAGCCCAGCTTCGCCCAATACAACATACAGTGGTGGTACACCAATGCGGGCATAACTGATACCATCTCGAAGGACTTCTGACCACCTGGGAATGGCAAAAGGCCACTTTCAAACCATTTCTGGGCGTCGGCACCGTTGCGGCCGTGCAAAGACAAAATTGTCATGGAGGCCTCTTGCCAGTCACGCTGCACCGCAACCGACGAAGCCGCTAATGTGTGCCGCTCGATCAATTTGTATGCGCTGTCAACATTGCCGTGCAGAAACACTAGGCGCCTGGCGGTGGCCAGAACGTTTGCATGTGGATCGTGGTGCCGTGGCCGCAGCCGGTCGTCCTCTACACAAGGCAAGAACGCCAGCCTTCACTCCTTCTCTTACCTCCGCTAGGCCACACTAAATATGTTCGTCACTACGTCCTTAATGCAGTAAGCTGTCAAAAACGGCGACCACTCACTTTCAGATTTTCCTTCACGGTGCTGCGATTACCTATGCTTGACGTAGACGAGTCCgagtaaaaagaaactggTACCAGCACACCTGAGgtcacccccctcccccccacaACCGCAGGAGTTCGTCAAAAAAGCGTAAAGGTAGAGCAAGAGTCTATGGAAAGTGTCGATAGGAAAGGCAAAGTGAATaaactaatatatatatatatatgcccgACTAAATCTGgctttgaaaagaaaattaaaagagaaacacGCAAGAGGAAGagtgagaaagaaagaggaggacgATTAAATGATTTGGGCGAAACCGGGATAAAAGATGGCATTCGGACATATAAATATCGAACGCTTTGGAGGCCATAGTGGCAAAAGTTAATTAGGTGTGACCAAGTTGCGAGAGGGGTGTTCTACCACTATGGACTTGCCCACTATCTGTTCAGACGTGTACCTTAAAGTCAGATGTAGGGAAGAGCGAACGCTGGTGGGGTAGCAATTggcacctttcttttttagggGAGGAGCATAATAAAAGCCCCCCTCTCTCGCTCCTTCCAAATCATATGTGTTCGGGAAGGTAAATATAAACACATGTGCAGACACGATAGGCACAATTGCAGTTAACGTCACTATCTCACCGACACATCTCTGCACTCTTTCTACAAACTATTGAAAAAAGTGATGGAGAAAATAAGGTGGAATACGAGCCGAGTATGCTGCGGCAGCGTCTGCAACCACTGTTATCACATCCATCATTCGTATGACTAATCACTTATTTGTTTGCACTCCTCCCCTTCATCAACTTCAAGTATTCAAAATTCGCTTTCAGAGGCGAAAGAAAATGCAGTAATGAACGAACACAAACTTTATGGTGAGAGGCAAAACACCACCCGCCAACGACCCATACAGTTCCCCACGGTTACCCCTACACATCAAGGAGGCGGCACACAGCACATACGGTGTATAAAATAGCGTATACATTTGCGCATGATTGCGCATTTATAACGTTGCTGTTGCGCTGCATTGTGATACCTCCATGCGGAATGGCTCAATGCAGCCTCATCCGTTTGTCATTTTGCCGACTCTTTTCTGGGGCGAGTCTCTCCGATCCACCACTAAATACCCTAATCGCGTCCCGCCACGGCAAATAATGATATGAACCATTCAACAGCCAATAGCACATTCGATACGACACGTAAATTAAGCATACacacatcaacaacaacaacgacgcacacacacatatacatacacgcGTATACATCTCCCTTCCTCATCGTTTATGTGCCCGTACCGGCACTGGCACATTCCAGCACGTTTTTAAAGGAGTCGAAGGTCCCGCCGCTTCATTTCACTGACCACAGTAAACTCCACATTCCACCTCGACCGAATCCacaaggaaagcaaaaaatgcgCCAAGTCGTCATTAAGGGTTAACTGGCGCGAGGTGTAGCCACGCACTGCAGGTCGACCATACTCGTCGGCGTAAGGACCCGCTAGAACAACAACTTGAGACCTTCTAGTTTCGAGCACGTATATACGATTGTCTTCGGGACTCATGTAAACACCAAGGCCACTGCCACACGAGAGGGCATGAATGTAAAGCTCCGGTGGCCTTTGTGATGGTCTCAAGCAAAAGAGTTTGCCACAGAAGCAGCACAGGAGACGATTCCCTTCTGTATCGCCACACATGCTACAAGGTTCATTGGGGTTGAGGCTGAGGAGTAATTGGGCGTGGGCATCAGGAAGGTGCAACACACGATTCATTAAGAACCGCTTCCACAATAAGGCCCCTTCATACACAACACCCAACGGTTTGAAACGAGGCGCGTCATCAAGAAGAGACACGTCGCGGCAACGGTGCAGTAAACTAAGCGGGGTTCCTTTGATCATCTTCTCATTCCCTTCCGAGACCGCTTTGTGAATTAGCGAGACCAAGGCCTCCGAGGCTTTTGTATGTCCCCACTCGCAGTTTTGAAGCGGTTTCTGCAACAAATAGCACAACATGGTGAAAACAGCTTGGCTCTGACCCTCCAACGTTGCAAGCTCTTCCGACTGAAACGGAATGAATACAACCTTATCGTCACCGATCTGTACCACCTCAGATGGTGTATTGTCGGTCAGCAACGCCTTGAGAAGCGTAAGGCACCCCAACTCACGCCATACAGACATAAGAAGTCCACTGTGAGCGCCTTGGCCATCATCGTCGACGGGCCCCGAGGTGAGGGCAGAGCAATCACTCGAATGCAGTAAGAGTGTCGTGTACTGAGCCACGTACTCTGCCGCGTCTGAGGGATGCAGTAGTGCATTTAGAATAAGTACGCAAAAATTATCATCAACATCGTGACAGGAAAGTTCCGCACAAGCATGGGAAATAGTCCCTTCAAGTAATATTGGCTCCAGTGATATCATGAGGGAGAGGAGGGTGAGCAGCTCATTGTACAGCACAGCACCTCCAACCTTCACCCACTCGAGCGCTACGCACATTTGCGCACGAACACTTCGAGCAACCTCGACAACCTCTCGAATGTTCTTATTTTCGTCCCGCGGTTGCTTCCGCACACTCCGCGATTCATTCCCGCTGCCATCACAGGAAGAATTGGTAACAGCTACGCTAGAAATGTCACACCACAAACTCTGCAGTGCACCTCGGGCGGCCTCGTCAGAGCTGACAGCACGTAACGAACTCTCCCGTACCATCTCAAACAGGGAAGATGCCTCTCCCGTCGCCACATTCGCAGGTGGCACGGGGCACGGGCAGAGCGTGGTGCAAACCATGAGGCACATTGGACAGCTGAAATCGTTGCGAGTAACCGCTGCAGGCAACCGGTCCATGTCTGGCGTGTTTTGCAAAGTGGAGGCCATTCGACCAAATATCCTCTTCACACAACTCATGTGGGCGGCATGTCCACAGAGGTAAAAATGAGTGCTTAGCTTGCGCTTTTGAGGTTGTTGCTGGTGGGAGTCGACCCCTGTGTCGTCAAATCGAAGGCGGTCAAGCACATCAGACACAGAAACGTTTCCGAAAAGAGCAAGCGATCCCCTCGCATGATCCCGGCATATGCAACAATCCATGCTTCGGATACGCTGCAGTATTGGGTTGGCCACCGAAGAATGGCTGCCACCTTCACACACAGAAGGTTTCACACCCGGTGCAGGTGCGTCTTGTGTTGCATAAAAGCCAAACCTCGAAGGATCAGAGAGCATGGCAAAACTTTTCTTCGCGTTAATCGCTTTCATACGCTTCAAAAGCGCTGACTGCTTCCCCTTGACGTCCGGTCGGCAGCACTCACCCTCTCCACGCTGCGACTCCCCAACCGCTGGCTTGTCTGCCCCAACCGAAAGGGAAGGTTCACTCATGCCTTGAAGTATAAACTCTACCATTCCAACAATACCAAATATATCCTTCGTTACCTCACGGAAACGGGTGCGTAGTTTGCGTAGCGCATCCACTGTTGTAGTCGCGGACGCTGTCGACACCGGTGAACGGCCCGCCCCAAAAACTAAATCCGCTTCCACAGGAACTTCAAGGGCTTCCTTAAGGTTCCTCGCGTTGAGAAGACCTTCCACACCGAGCAGCTGGTTGAGTTGTTGCGGAGCGTGTATCGGTGGGgatgaattttttttatgaaACTTACCAACCGCATCCCAATCCACCACAGTAGCAGCAGATCCACCTGACGCACCAGCACCAATGATTGTGCATGCCCTCATTGCAAGGTACAGCAAAGAGATGGCATGCGCCAACGTAATGATACTTACCGTCCCCTCAGACCCCGAACAGCCCTCCAGCCCGTCAAACATGTATCCGTGAACTGCACGTATGGCAACGCTAAGCACACAAGGATCCTGTAGCAGTAGAAACACCTTGTCACGGAATACGGCGGCACGACGAGCCTCCCACGACCCTTCCTCAGGCCGCTCAGTCACTTCAACCCATCGTATGTTAGGTGGAGGGAACACCGCCGGTGCATCGTTAGagtctccctcccccccactGTCGGTTCCCATCCGCTTCCTCCGCACTAAACGGTCGTAGAGATCGCACATATCAGGTAAATGGTGGTCCCGAAGTGATGGATGATAAAGGTTTATGTACGACCGCCACGTGCAAACATCCTTGAACTGAACCACCGCCCTCTTCCGGCTTTTCACTGTCGTGGTCACTTCTCTAAAAATTAATGGAAGCAATTCATCAAGGTTGATGCCGGGTAAAGCATGTTCCAACTCACTGGCTACCCTCTCCAGGTCGTCAAGGGAGTGACCGCGGTCCCCTGCAATGACGTGCAGTAACCGCCGTTTCAATGCGAAGACTAAATCAGCCTTATTATTAATTAGTAAACTGCAGTCCTGTACACAAAGTGTGAGGACAAGCCTCAAAAAGCCGGTGTAACCCAACGCACGATTCTCCTTAGAGAACATGAACCGATTCAGCAACTGAGCTGCAAACGTCTCTGTGGGGACCAAAAGCATAAGCAGTTGCATCATGCACACGTCTGCTTCGATCATGAGTGTACTGCAAGCAACGTAACACTCGCAACGCCTTGACAACTCAAAGCGCTCACCATGCCAAAGACCTTGCTCATGTTGGCAGAGCAGGACCAATGGCATGAGAAGCTCATCAATCCAATAATCTGCCCTCGCTTCTGTTTCCGCAAACAACTCCGAAAGAAGAGAGACGAATGACCCCTGTTCAACTTCCGCCCCGCTTTCTTCAATTCGCTTTTGTACCTTCATCCACGACTTCACTATTTCTGCGAAGAATCGCATGTGCGGAAGCACAAACGATGTTGGATTAGGTGATTTTTTATCTAGCAAGTCATATCGTTCCAGTAGTGGCTTCCCATCTGCGTCCACAGAAATTACTTCCTTTGGGGAAAACCCGCCCCGCTTTTCTTGGAGAAGGGCGTTAATGGCCACCATACACTCTCTCATTAGCTCACGCATGTACTCTCGACAAGTTACGTTACACCCAACCCCACCGCCTCCGACCAACAGTGCTGATCCACCCTGTACGGAAAACCCTTCAAGCATGTCACGACGCTTGCTGCTCTCAACAGCGGGGTCCAATGCACCACACCACGAGGAAGACGAAAGACTTTCCAACAGGCGGGGCGGAATTAACAACTCGCCCGCGTGCAACGACACCGCTACGTCGCGGGCCATATTCGCTATACGGTGAAACATTTGCTGCAGCTCTAACTCTATATTCATAGCACAGTCCGTTTCCACACTGCCCCCGTCTGACTCGCCCACTGATGTCCTTCGAAACACCATACTAGCACTCCCATTAATCGTGAGTAACCTGCACCAGCCGCGATAAAGTTGGCGCGACACAACGATTGCACAAGTGTTCTGTGTCACACACAACACTTCTGTCATCCACCTACAACACCTGACTGCCCTCGAGACCTCTTGTGGGGAAGCGTTTCTCACATTCATGGTCTCACAACTGCAATACAACAGGCAAGAGATAAGCCGATGAAGAATTGTTTCTCCCTTGAGCACACTTTCCCACTTTGGATGTGGCTCCCGCAGTAAAAGGCTGTCCACAACATCACTGGATGTAAAGACCTGAACGCTGAGCGTTGCAACATGTAACTCCCTCCTCGTGGCGCCTCGTTCCCCGTACTTTAAAAGAAGCTCCGCAAAGGGGACGCGGATCAGCGGGTCACAGAGGGTGTTGTTGAATAACCAAAGAATAGAGCGTTCCCAAATGGAAAAACGGGATAACTTGGGGATTTCAAACccatataaaaataattctTCCATGCAAGAAAGGTGACGCATCTCCTCCAGCCTTTTTCCATCCGCTACGCACTCAACACGCCGGGATACGAGCGCCTTCTCCATAAGGCTATGGCACAGCACACGTCGGGGTCCGTCACCACTGGCCGAAAGAAGCAGTGCAATGTCAGCTATCCGACGAAGTGCTCGATCAAACCACTGCATCCTTGCCAATTGATCATCACTACTGTTACTATTGCATTGGTATTCCGCCTGTGCGCCAACAATCGTCGTAATGTATAGTACAAGACCACGCGACAACACCTCAAGCCACTGTCGCTTAGTACAGTCCATATCGGCAGCAGGATCCGCCGAACTCTGAAATCCCCTATGTCGTgtgcaaaaagaagcagttTTCCACGCAGACGGGTCACCACAGTCACACATACCCCCACCAATCAAGCACTGCCGCACGACATAATTATGATTAATGCATGGAGAACTCTTGAAACAGTCACTACACATCACACACGAACAATCTGAGGCGCAATCCTTGCAAAACACAAGTATTTCCCCAGGTTGAAAAGAACGACCGCAAACACGAAACCCCGTCTCCTCTCGTatcattttttctccttcttcatcaaCAGTGAGACCCAGCCACCACTCCACCATTGGCAGAGCATTGCTGGTGCACTTCCATGCAGCAGGGGAACTATATTTGGTTCTCTCCTCCATCAACATTTCAAGTCCCGCGTTGACAGTATCACCCAGCTTTTGGGGGTATTGCCTGAGCAACGTAGCAGCTCCTGGAGGAACGCGGCACCTCAGAAGAATTTTTGGATCAGTTTCCAGAACATTTTCCAGAGGCACTAACCCCGACGCGTCACCACCCATATGATAGAAACGATCAAGATCATCCCTGACTGCACGCACCAACAGCAAACGTTCCTCCTTCCCAACGGTATGACTTTCCCACTCCATACCAGTGAAAATTTCATGAAGCTGCAGGTACTCCAAAAGGGTTCCAGAAGTCCACTTCCTCGGATCCATCGGATTCTGCACAGATGCAAAGCCTGACAACGCCATAGCTACACAAAacttatttttaaaaaaaaacctttttacaaaagcaaaaaaaaaaggataaagaCGTGcagaacacaaaacaaacaaaaaattataatataaaaagaagctttcaagaaaaaacaaaaatgaaaacaaaataaaaaatgaaaaagaaaaaatatgtgaaCAGAACCCAATAGCCCCCTACAACTCATAACCACCTTAAAATAACGAAACgaaacagtggaaagaagtggaCATCCCAACCAACGCGCACAATACATTGCCATCGTGTAACTATCAGCACAAAAAGGGTAGTCGCAATAATTGCAACCGTCCCTCCACTATGGCATtacgaaatggaaaaactaaaacaagtcaaagggaaaaacaatggGAACCTGACAGGTGCAAAAGTGCAAAATGGTATGCCTCttacacatttccctttcaccACCCTCACACATAGAAACTGCCATCAAGCATAGCGTGTAAATATTTGTCAGGTGAGGGCACTCTAAGCACTAATATTGAAATCAATTGTCCACCAAAGGTAAAAAGACAAGAAAGGCATTTACTAAAGCGGACACATTCTCTCCCATCTATATCTATTTACATAGGTGTATATCTATTTCCGGATTTACCCACGTTCGTACTTCCGTACGCACGCAGGTTCTCGTGTATGCCTATGTACGATTCTATGTGTTTGCATGCAGGCGTATGGAGGCATACGTGCTGCTGCCCACAAGCTCATTTCCTTGTTATGATATCtgttaaaaacaacagccaGTACTCCAAGGAGGTGCAGTCGCTGACCTTACCAGAGTAACAGATATCTAACTCAATGAAAGTAAAGGGCATCAGCCCCATACTTCACAGTTCCCCTTACATACGGGCACGCACCAACGATAACATCCCCTAGAAATCTGCGTCCAGAGAGAAAACCTTTGACGACCTTTCGGAACTCATCACACCAGCCTTCTGATACTCACCAACCTTCTTCTCGAAAAAGTTAGTTTTCCCCTGAAGAGAAATCATATCCATGAAGTCAAATGGGTTCTTCGAGTTGTAATGACGGTCGTACCCCAAGGACACCAGGAGCCGATCGGCGACAAACTCAATGTACTGAGTCATCAGCTGAGAATTCATTCCAATTAAGCGGACAGGTAATGCATCGCAAATGAACTCTCGTTCAATTGATACTGCATTGCATATAATTTCAAGCACACGATCCCTCGGCAGCTTGTTTACGATATACTTCTCGTATAATAGGCAAGCAAAGTCAGTGTGCAGACCCTCATCACGTGAAATCAGCTCGTGCTGAAGGTGAGCCCGGGCATCAAGCCACGCTTCTTTAGCCAAAAAATGGNNNNNNNNNNNNNNNNNNNNNNNNNNNNNNNNNNNNNNNNNNNNNNNNNNNNNNNNNNNNNNNNNNNNNNNNNNNNNNNNNNNNNNNNNNNNNNNNNNNNCGCTTGCCGCGAAGAAAGCCAACACATGTTTGATGAAGTGTCGCTCGCCGTCGTCCAGCTTCTCCCAATCCGTCATGTCATTCCCAAGGTCGATTTCCTCCACCGTCCAGATACTGCTCTCCGCCTCCTTGTACTTCTGCCATATGTCAGGGTACTTGATAGGGAAGATAACGTAGCGGTCGGGGTTTTCTGTCAGAAGtggctcctccacctcccctTCCTTACGCGAGCGCTTGTGAGATTTGGGTGGCATCGTTAGCACTgtccttgtttttcttctcttgatGTGTTTTCAATATACGACAGAGCAGCTAATGGAATGAATGAAGAGAAAGCTTGCACACAAGAGGCATATTGAGTAGTGAAGTAGCgaaacagtggaaagaagtggaCATCCCAACCAACGCGCACAATACATTGCCATCGTGTAACTATCAGCACAAAAAGGGTAGTCGCAATAATTGCAACCGTCCCTCCACTATGGCATTACCAAATggaaaaactaaaacaagtcaaagggaaaaacaatggGAACCTGACAGGTACAAAAGTGCAAAATGGTATGCCTCttacacatttccctttcaccACCCTCACACATAGAAACTGTCATCAAGCATAGCGTGTAAATATTTGTCAGGTGAGGGCACTCTAAGCACTAATATTGAAACCAATTGTCCACCAAAGGTAAAAAGACAAGAAGAAAGGCATCTACTAAAGCGGACACATTCTCTCCCATCTATATCTATTTACATAGGTATATATCTATTTCCGGATTTACCCACGTTCGTACTTCCGTACGCACGCAGGTTCTCGTGTATGCCTATGTACGATTCTATGTGTTTGCATGCAGGCGTATGGAGGCATACGTGCTGCTGCCCACAAGCTCATTTCCTTGTTATGATATTtgttaaaaacaacagccaGTACTCCAAGGAGGTGCAGTCGCTGACCTTACCAGAGTAACAGATATCTAACTCAATGAAAGTAAAGGGCATCAGCCCCATACTTTACAGTTCCCCTCACATACGGGCACGCACCAACGATAACATCCCCTAGAAATCTGCGTCCAGAGAGAAAACCTTTGACGACCTTTCGGAACTCATCACACCAGCCTTCTGATACTCACCAACCTTCTTCTCGAAAAAGTTAGTTTTCCCCTGAAGAGAAATCATATCCATGAAGTCAAATGGGTTCTTCGAGTTGCAATGACGGTCGTACCCCAAGGACACCAGGAGCCGATCGGCGACAAACTCAATGTACTGAGTCATCAGCTGAGAATTCATTCCAATTAAGCGGACAGGTAATGCATCGCAAATGAACTCTCGCTCAATTGATACTGCATTGCATATAATTTCAAGCACACGATCCCTCGGCAGCTTGTTTACGATATACTTCTCGTATAATAGGCAAGCAAAGTCAGTGTGCAGACCCTCATCACGTGAAATCAGCTCGTTGCTGAAGGTGAGCCCGGGCATCAAGCCACGCTTCTTTAACCAAAAAATGGCGCAGAACGAGCCAGAGAAAAATATGCCTTCGACAGCCGCAAACGCGACGAGCCGCGTAGGGAACGAAGTCTGACTGCCAATCCATTCAATCGCCCATTTGGCCTTTTTCTCAATACACGGAATCGTCCTTATGGCATGTAGCAGTCGTTGCTTTTCGTCGGGATCCACAACATACGTATCGATCAACACGGAGTATGTCTCACAATGGATATTTTCCATAGCAATCTGGAACCCATAGAAACATCGAACTTCAGGTACCTGCACTTCGCACATGAACCGTTCCGCAAGGTTCTCCAGCACAATGCCATCGCTTGCCGCGAAGAAAGCCAACACATGTTTGATGAAGTGTCGCTCGCCGTCGTCCAGCTTCTCCCAATCTGTCATGTCATTCCCAAGGTCGATTTCCTCCACCGTCCAGATGCTGCTCTCCGCCTCCTTGTACTTCTGCCATATGTCAGGGTACTTGATAGGGAAGATAACGTAGCGGTCGGGGTTTTCTGTCAGAAGtggctcctccacctcccctTCCTTACGCGAGCGCTTGTGAGATTTGGGTG
Proteins encoded in this window:
- a CDS encoding ribonucleoside-diphosphate reductase small chain, which gives rise to MPPKSHKRSRKEGEVEEPLLTENPDRYVIFPIKYPDIWQKYKEAESSIWTVEEIDLGNDMTDWEKLDDGERHFIKHVLAFFAASDGIVLENLAERFMCEVQVPEVRCFYGFQIAMENIHCETYSVLIDTYVVDPDEKQRLLHAIRTIPCIEKKAKWAIEWIGSQTSFPTRLVAFAAVEGIFFSGSFCAIFWLKKRGLMPGLTFSNELISRDEGLHTDFACLLYEKYIVNKLPRDRVLEIICNAVSIEREFICDALPVRLIGMNSQLMTQYIEFVADRLLVSLGYDRHCNSKNPFDFMDMISLQGKTNFFEKKVGEYQKAGVMSSERSSKVFSLDADF
- a CDS encoding ubiquitin ligase, putative codes for the protein MALSGFASVQNPMDPRKWTSGTLLEYLQLHEIFTGMEWESHTVGKEERLLLVRAVRDDLDRFYHMGGDASGLVPLENVLETDPKILLRCRVPPGAATLLRQYPQKLGDTVNAGLEMLMEERTKYSSPAAWKCTSNALPMVEWWLGLTVDEEGEKMIREETGFRVCGRSFQPGEILVFCKDCASDCSCVMCSDCFKSSPCINHNYVVRQCLIGGGMCDCGDPSAWKTASFCTRHRGFQSSADPAADMDCTKRQWLEVLSRGLVLYITTIVGAQAEYQCNSNSSDDQLARMQWFDRALRRIADIALLLSASGDGPRRVLCHSLMEKALVSRRVECVADGKRLEEMRHLSCMEELFLYGFEIPKLSRFSIWERSILWLFNNTLCDPLIRVPFAELLLKYGERGATRRELHVATLSVQVFTSSDVVDSLLLREPHPKWESVLKGETILHRLISCLLYCSCETMNVRNASPQEVSRAVRCCRWMTEVLCVTQNTCAIVVSRQLYRGWCRLLTINGSASMVFRRTSVGESDGGSVETDCAMNIELELQQMFHRIANMARDVAVSLHAGELLIPPRLLESLSSSSWCGALDPAVESSKRRDMLEGFSVQGGSALLVGGGGVGCNVTCREYMRELMRECMVAINALLQEKRGGFSPKEVISVDADGKPLLERYDLLDKKSPNPTSFVLPHMRFFAEIVKSWMKVQKRIEESGAEVEQGSFVSLLSELFAETEARADYWIDELLMPLVLLCQHEQGLWHGERFELSRRCECYVACSTLMIEADVCMMQLLMLLVPTETFAAQLLNRFMFSKENRALGYTGFLRLVLTLCVQDCSLLINNKADLVFALKRRLLHVIAGDRGHSLDDLERVASELEHALPGINLDELLPLIFREVTTTVKSRKRAVVQFKDVCTWRSYINLYHPSLRDHHLPDMCDLYDRLVRRKRMGTDSGGEGDSNDAPAVFPPPNIRWVEVTERPEEGSWEARRAAVFRDKVFLLLQDPCVLSVAIRAVHGYMFDGLEGCSGSEGTVSIITLAHAISLLYLAMRACTIIGAGASGGSAATVVDWDAVGKFHKKNSSPPIHAPQQLNQLLGVEGLLNARNLKEALEVPVEADLVFGAGRSPVSTASATTTVDALRKLRTRFREVTKDIFGIVGMVEFILQGMSEPSLSVGADKPAVGESQRGEGECCRPDVKGKQSALLKRMKAINAKKSFAMLSDPSRFGFYATQDAPAPGVKPSVCEGGSHSSVANPILQRIRSMDCCICRDHARGSLALFGNVSVSDVLDRLRFDDTGVDSHQQQPQKRKLSTHFYLCGHAAHMSCVKRIFGRMASTLQNTPDMDRLPAAVTRNDFSCPMCLMVCTTLCPCPVPPANVATGEASSLFEMVRESSLRAVSSDEAARGALQSLWCDISSVAVTNSSCDGSGNESRSVRKQPRDENKNIREVVEVARSVRAQMCVALEWVKVGGAVLYNELLTLLSLMISLEPILLEGTISHACAELSCHDVDDNFCVLILNALLHPSDAAEYVAQYTTLLLHSSDCSALTSGPVDDDGQGAHSGLLMSVWRELGCLTLLKALLTDNTPSEVVQIGDDKVVFIPFQSEELATLEGQSQAVFTMLCYLLQKPLQNCEWGHTKASEALVSLIHKAVSEGNEKMIKGTPLSLLHRCRDVSLLDDAPRFKPLGVVYEGALLWKRFLMNRVLHLPDAHAQLLLSLNPNEPCSMCGDTEGNRLLCCFCGKLFCLRPSQRPPELYIHALSCGSGLGVYMSPEDNRIYVLETRRSQVVVLAGPYADEYGRPAVRGYTSRQLTLNDDLAHFLLSLWIRSRWNVEFTVVSEMKRRDLRLL